Part of the Lycium ferocissimum isolate CSIRO_LF1 chromosome 6, AGI_CSIRO_Lferr_CH_V1, whole genome shotgun sequence genome, gcgtgacaagaaGGTGGGAAGAATATGTGGTTGTGGGAGATGAATGAGGGAGTAGTGGAGGTGTGGTATAACTACATATAATGGTGAACATAATGGTGAATTAACTCCTAGAAGTTATGGATATCCACATTAACATATttacaaccccccccccctcccgggATGTCCGATAATGTGTCTCGTTACACATTATTTtctgcctcgttaaaaaccttgtcaggaaaacccaattggACAAAACCTCGAccaaggaaaaaagagtacGAGCCGTGTATTTCCCCCCCCCCCGATGAAAAGATCACTTTAGTTCTCGGAGACGACGCATTCCAATCTTGTATATCGGCGCTTTTCTCAAATGTCAAGGTTGGTAATGCTTTAGTGAACAGATCCGCCAAATTATCAATCGAGCGAATTTGTTGAACATCTATCTCACCTTTcttttcaagatcatgagtaaaaagaactttggtgaaatgtgtTTTGTTCTGTCTCCTTTAATGTATCCTCCCTTCAAAGCAATACATGCGGATTATCTTCGTATAATATAGTTGGAATATcccttttcaaaagaaaaccacACATTTCCTGAATATGTTAAGTCAATGATCTCAACCAAACAGACTCCCGACTAGCTTCATGGATGGCTATTATCTCCGCATGATTTGAAGAAGTGGCAGTTATTGTTTGCTTCATTTAATGCCATGATATAATTGTACCTCCATATGTAAATAAATAGCCTGTTTGAGATCGGTTTTTATgtgggtaaaaaaaaatatcctgcATTTGCATAATCGATCATATCTGACTTGGATtcataagaataaaataatcccaTATCAATTGTTCCCTGAAGATATCTGAATATATGCTTAACACCATTCCAATGTCTTCTTGTGAGGACCGCATCTTGCCAATAAACTCGCTGCAAAACATATATCTGGTTGGGTATTATTGGCTAGATACATCAGTGCCCCAATTGCACTGAGATATGGAGTTTCATCACCAATGagctcttcatcattttcttgagGTCGAAATGgatctttatttatgtcaaaaGCGATCTCACAACCATCGGGTACTCAACGGATGTGATTTATCCATGTAAAAACTCTTTAAAACCTTTTCGAGGTATGTTGATTGATGGACAAATATTCCATTTGTCAAATGCTCAATTTGTAGGCCAAGACAAAATTTTGTCCTACCTAGATCGttcatttcaaattttttcttcaaacACTCTatagcttttgaaagctctttAGGAGTGCCAATGatattcaagtcatcaacaTACACATCTATTATGACAAATTTAGACCGAGACCTTCTTATAAAAACACAAGGACAAATAGGATCATTTTTATATCCTTCCTTTAGCAAATATTCACTGAGACGATTGTACCACATCCGCCCTGATTGTTTCAATCCATATAAAGATTTCTGAAGCTTTATTGAACAAGTTTCCCTCGAACTTTTGTATGCTTCAGGCACTTTGAATCCTTCAGggattttcataaaaatatcgtGGTCCAATGAGCCATATAAATAGGCTGTGACAATATCCATCAGTCGCATATCAAGCTTCTCACGAACTGCCAGATTTATTAGATACCTGAAGGTAATTGCATCCACCACAGGAGAATATGTCTCCACATAATCAATGTCAGGCCTTTGCGAAAATCCTTGTGCCACAAGTCGATCTTTATATCTTATGACTTCacctttttcattttgttttcgCACAAACACCCATTTGTACCCCACTGGCTTGACATCTTCAGGTGTTCGGACTATTGGTCCGAAAACTTCACGTTTTTCAAGTGAAGCTAATTTCGTCAATTGCGTCCTTCCATTTTGCCAATCATTTCTCTGTCTACATTTATCGACGTAGATTTTGGCTCAAGATCCTCATCTTGTTGCATTATTTCAACAAAGAACATTATATGCAAAAATATTGTCAACACAATATCATTTTGGTTCCACCTTTTCCCCATCGAGACATAACTTATCGAGATCTCTTCACTATCATTGTTTTGAAGTATCTGGACCTCCTTTATGGGTTTATCATTTATTATGTCCCGGGGCTCTTCTTGAGCAATTTCCCTCACATTATGATCATCTtgatcatttatttctttccttttcgaGGATTTTTATTCTTGGAACCGATTGGTCTACCACGTTTCGGACGTGGCACGGACTTCATTTGCATTAACCGTTTGTCCCTACGGGACATCAACTCGAACTAGGGAATTTGTGAAATAAATATGAGatttagtaactcttggaaGGTTAGTAAATGCATCCGGCGATTGATTTGCGACATTTtgcaaataaatcatcttttgaacCTCTTGATCACATTGATTTGTTCTAGGATCTAAATCAGACAGTGATAATGCATTCCAATCTATCTCTTTTTCCAGCTGCTTATTTTCTCCCCCTAACGTTGGGTATACCGATTTATCAAAATGGCAATCAAGAAATCTTGCCGTAAATAAATCTCCAAATCCTCGgttctaaatattttaaaattgaaggaGATTCATACCCAACATATCCCCAACCTTCTTTGGGACCCATCTTTATGCGTTGTGGTGGAGCAATTGGAACATATACTGCACATCCAAAAATTTGAAGATGGGAAATATTTGGCTGCTAACCAAAAGTCAATTGTAATGGGGAGAATTCATGATAACTGGTTGGCCTTATGCGCACAAGTGCTGCTGCATGCAAAATAGCATATCCCCATACCGAAACAGGAAGTTTTGTCCTCATTAGCAATGGTCTGGCTATCAATTGTAGGCATTTAATCATTGATTTTACTAGACCATTTTGAGTATGAACATGAGCAACTGGATGTTGAACTGTTATTCCAGTGGCCATACAATAATCATTAAAGGCCTAAGATGTAAACTCACCAAAGATTATCAAGATGAATTTTCTTTATCGCATTATCTGGAAATTGTGCTATTAACCTTATTATTTGAGCCAACAATCTCGCAAAAGCCATATTGCGAGTTGATAATAAGCACACATGTGACCATCTTGTAGATGCTTCAATCAAGaccatataatatttaaatggtCCACATGGAGGGTGAATTGGCCCACATATATCACCCTGTATACGTTCCAGAAATGCAGGGGATTCAATCCCAACCTTAGTTGCTGATGGTTTAATAACCAATTTTCCTTGAGAACAAGCAGCACAAGAGAATTCCTTAAATTGAAGAATCTTTTGGTTCTTCAAAGTATGCCCATGTGAATTCTTAATTATTTTACGCATCATATTAGAACCGGGATGGCCCAACCGGTCATGCCAAATGATAAAATCATTAGAACCATTAAATCTTTTGTTTACTACAACATGTGTTTCAACCGCACCAATACTTGTATGGTACAACCCAGAACAAGGTGCGGGTATTTTTTCATTCACAAACTTTTCCCCCGCTTTCATTGTAATTAATATAAAGGTACTCAACCTGTCCTTCATTGGCAGTCTCAACATGATAGCCATTTTGGCGAATAACCTTGAAACTTAATAAGTTTCTTCCAAACTTGCTACAATACAGTGCATTATTAATGGCCAATATTGTTCCCCCGGGTAGTAATAAGGTCGCTTTTCCAGaaccttcaattaattttgTACTACCAGATATTGTATTAACATAGGCCTTTTTCATAACCAAATGAGagaaatatttcttttctcttaatATAGTGTGAGTTGTAGCACTATCCAAAAGGCACATATATCCACTACTCATCTTGGATCCAATTGAAGACTGGggaattttatttatcttcataaaaataaaaatacatcgtaAGAAATACGGAAACTAACAACAGAAAACTTAAGTACTAAtccttgaaaataaaaaaacatagaGAACTTAAGTACTACTCGAAAATAAAACAACATAAGGACAACTTAAAATacataaacaataacaacataacacattCCCCAGTGAAACGATCAAATCTCAATTTTGATCTCCAAAGAAGTCTTCAACATCCAAATGAGTAATATCATCAAGCCCATCAAAATCGTCATCTTTTCAAAGCCAAATTAGcttcaacattatcatcatatttTCGTGAAGGCCCTGCCTCATCATCATTTTTTAAAGTCATGTGAGACTCCACCCGGGCATTAGCAGAAGAGGCACCACCTCTATTTGCCTTTCTTTTGAAGGAATTTTGATAAAGCCTGGCAAAATGTTCAGGCGCCCGGCATTCATTTTTCCAGTGACCTTTCAAACCACAACGATGACAGTTGCTCCTTGAAGGATTGCCTTGATAACCCATATTGTTCTCCCTTTTATGGTGACCACCATCACGACGATTATTATATCGTCCCTTGCCCTTGCCATGCCCACTCTCATTATTATGGCCCTGATCATTTGGTCTTCTTTCAGCTGGGCCATGTGCTGCTAGCACGTTCGCTTCCAGGAATGGAGTAGTTCTAGTGGGACGGGCATCatgattttttaataaaagggTATTATGCTGCTCAGCCACAAGAAGACATGAGGTCAAATCAACATGCTTTTTAAAACCCCTCTCACGGTACTGCTGTTGTAATACCAAATTGGAGGCATGAAAAGTCGTAAGAGTCTTTTCCAACATATCCTCGTCAGTTATATTATCCCCACATAACTTCAATTGGGAAGTAATTCTATAAACAACAGAGTTATAATCACATACAGTTTTAAAATCCTGTAACCGTAAGTGAATCCACTTATAACGAGCCCTGGGCAATACCGTTACCTTAATGTGgtcatacctttccttcaaacCAGTCCACAATTCAAGTGGATCTTTCACTGTCAGGTATTAAACCTTCAATCCTTCATCTAGATGATGACGAAGGAAAATCATTGCCTTTGCTTTGTTCTGACTCGATGTTGTATTATCCTGAGTAATAGTGGCACCAAGACCTTTGGCATCTAGGTGAATTTCAAAGATCGAGTACCCATGATAAGTAATTATTTCCAGAGATATCAAGTGCCACAAACTCAAGCTTCGACAAATTCGACATGATGATCAAAACTATcataaaaatattaaagttagaaataataaaataatgtaatttCAAAACAGAATCTTTATttccacaaacaaaaaataacagtacatttttttcacaaaaggagtactttttttttccatagaagaatacctttttttctctctctcaaaACAGTGTCCTTTTTCACAAATAGTACCCTTTTGTTTCTCACAAAAGAGCAAATCTTTTCATCACTGGAAAAGTAAGATTAAAGGAACTAATTGAAACATATAAAGGATCCTACTATCGATTATACAACCATCACTCAAAGATCAATTAAGACAATACTGTAAAGCCATTATAAAAATTTCACAACCTATACTCCTGGATCAAAATTATTGTTACAAACattaacataccttttctgaGTAGGATAAATGACATGTCGTTTCTAAACTTGTAAAGTTTTAGAGGAACTAGTGAATTATAAAGCACTTACAGAATTCTTACcaaagaaagaatgaaaaattaattatttaccatatgttaaaaaaattcaaatgttTGTGATAGCTACAGTCCATCCACATAGACTGCATCAGTTTAGTAgcaagattagtcacgtttttCTGTTTGATTTATAACAGAAAATTAAAGCGTTTAAACATCAACCCAATTTTAGAGAAGGAAAGCCGATTCCACATACAAAAAACAACGATTGGCAGTAGTACTGATAAATCACCTTGAACAAAGTTAATCAAAGCTTTCTGTTACCATGTTAGCATATTGATATTATGAAGGAAAATGACAGTAAACATACCTCACAGTCGAAGAGATTAATATATTACTTGGAGTTTGAAGATTAGAGCTTCGTGCTGATAACGTATTGCAAAAATAAGCTCAAAgtaacaatataaaatattagaaCAAGAGAAACAATATAGAATAAAACAATGTAAAGAtgactttcttcttttctttcaagtGTGTAGTACATCAAATATCAtatctctatttatactactccaTAGAGAGGGGGGGTTACAAGATTGTCTTGAATATGGCATTAACCCCTTGAGAAGGTGGGAAGAATATGTGGTTGTGGGAGATGAATGAGGGAGTAGTGGAAGTGTGGTATAACTACATATAATGGTGCACATAATGGTGAATTAACTCCTAGAAGTTATGGACatccacattatcatatttaCAATAAccttatcataatcaaaatatacatacaacttttacacatatttcatacataaaattataacgaatttatacagttatacatattgcatacaaaaatttattcatatttattttctggtgtatgaactttgtatgaaatctggtttgtatcaataacaaatttattatacatattttctcaatatttatacatactttgattatatttttttacaatttaaatgtactttatcataatcaaaatacacatacgatttttatgcatgtttcatatataaaaattataacgaatttatacagttatacatattgcattcaaaaattatacatatatgttttctgGTGTATGGACTTTGTACATAAAAATTACCGATTAGAATGGACTTTTTGAGtaagagttggagaaaattagggaacaatatctcttaattttgaatggggagagaaaagtggatgaaataaaaaaataaaagttggagaaaatcaggGAACAATATCTATTAATTttgaatggagagagaaaagaggataaaataaggaaaacagttaatttaatgtgttttatttacttctttttaatttacctgattcgtatagattttgtaacaaacctattgatatattttataaactgaaAAGTATCATCATGTTCTGTAAATATACCCACTTACtacgtacatatatgttttttgcgCAAGTAAAAATTATATGTGGGATCCTATGTTGAGGGGCTTAGCCTTTAGGGTTAAACAGCAAAGTGCTAGAGTAATGGAAGTAGGGTAAATATTGTTAGCGCCTCTCTggtctctctatctctctctctgtctctcCCTCAATTGTTGCTTTATTTAGGATCCATAACATAGTCCATCCCAATTTTGTTCCCTCACGTTGTCATTAGCTAGGTTGAGGAGTCATATACAATGGCTGTTTGCACCCAAAAGTTATTCTTCCCGACTTTGAAGAATCTGAAGACAAATTGCATTTCCACTGCGATGAGGCTTAATCTCCCGAAAAAACACGACGTTGGAAAGTTTGCTAAAAAGAAGTACGacggtttcttgaattttcggGGAGAGGATACTAGGAACAGCTTCACATCCCATCTGTATGAAGCTTTAGAGAGCAGTGGGCTGACAATTTTTAAAGACGATGTGAGTCTCAGAGTAGGAACTGAGATTTCTACCCAACTTTTGGAGGCCGTTGAAGTATCAAGAACGGCCATCCCTATTTTTTCTGTAGATTATGCCTCATCACCTTGGTGCTTGGACGAACTCGTAAAGATTATGGAATGCAATAAGAAGTATGGGCAATATGTTTTGCCTGTATTTTATGATGTGGATCCATCAGATGTTCGACACCAAAAGAATACTTTCGCCAATTCATTTGCCAAACTCAATGAGAATTACAAGGACCAACCGGAAAGGGTAAAGAGATGGAAACAAGCCTTAACTGAAGCTGCCAACTTAACTGGGATCGACGTCCGAAATAGGTAAGAACAAATCTTTATTTCACTTCTCTCCCAAATAATTATGACTCTTTTACCAgatatcttcattttttacGCATAAGAGAGATCTGAAAAAAgcacataagagatctgaaaaggTCATTCTCTTCTATCCAAATGGTAAGGGACCAAGAGATCTTATTTTCTcaattaatgtcataaaagctCACCTAACTTCACTTTATATGCAATTGTTCttttgaataataataataactgcAACAACAACCCCGGTTATTAAGCCTAAATTGTTGGGTGGTATTTGATCATAAAATTTTAGTTTCTCATTGTgatatttgttgttgttgcacaACTTTACCAGTGGACGAAGACAACTCAACAGATATTCGGTCATGGccatagtttttatatttatttttgaagaaatatctatatctatctagATGTATATAATTGCAGGACATAAGGCCCGGTGATGTGGCATGTCTCATTAAACGAaatgctatttatcttttttttttttttttttttttttttggccttttccCCTATTATTTTGTCTCTTTCCTCTTAGTTTTAATACCATGGCTCTGTCATAAACTCAACAGTTGCAATGTttcaattttatatatatataattgcaggaCATGTAATCTATGCGATTAATGCCTCTATCAATGTAAATGCTATTtagcttttttccttttcccctaTTATTCTGTCTCTTTCCTCTTAGTTTTAATACCATGGCTCGGTCATAAACTCAACAGTTGCAACGGTTCGGTTAAACCGTCAAAAGTTGCATCAATTCATTAAATTCCTCTTAATTATAAGATCCAATTCTTTCTATTCCAGTGCATGCCTGCACGGTTCACACTTGGATTTTCAATTAGGGCAGTTGTAAATTCATGTATTTGCGGATGTGAACAGAACATGATCAAGAACACATCTATCGGATTTCTATTAATTGTGTTGGCAGGGTTGAGAGTCATATATCAAGTGAAGGTTACGTAACAGCCAGTGCTTTCAGGATTTGTCAAATCCTGAACGTTTAAGTTCATCTTTTTTGTGTATCATGGTGAGCTCACAAGGACAGAAACCATGTTTTGTGTACGGTAACTATatataattcttatttttatatctAATTATTACTATTAATCTCTTTTCCAAAAAGCCCTAtctgtttcttttctttgacgttacctcttcttcttccattGTAAACTTCTCCAGGCATAACAGCTGCTATTCAAATTTCAAAGGTGTGATCTCttagtattttataataatgtatctatttaaaatataaaataaaaccgATTCAAATGTCTTCCATCGGAGGTTTggcttttttaaaaagagtaaCTAACCTTTTACTCTATCTGGATTGAGACGTTGCTACCTTTAACATATCTATAAAATGGCTTGAATATCTTGCTGCTCCTCTATCTTCTATTCcatcttccaaaaattatttgtttCTATTAGGTTGAATCCTTGTGGTACAAAATATCAAAGAGTTACTTGTATAGCAATTTCTCACTGTACGTTACTATACGTatagtatattttttgtaaCGTGGTCAGCTATTTGTATTCATTACTATAATTAGTGGATGTGCATCTCTTTGATCCTTTGTTCTCTTCCACATTAAGCTCATGGAGTTGTATATAGAGTTTGATAGGAACTAAGGTTGAATGGCTATATTCT contains:
- the LOC132061120 gene encoding TMV resistance protein N-like, whose product is MAVCTQKLFFPTLKNLKTNCISTAMRLNLPKKHDVGKFAKKKYDGFLNFRGEDTRNSFTSHLYEALESSGLTIFKDDVSLRVGTEISTQLLEAVEVSRTAIPIFSVDYASSPWCLDELVKIMECNKKYGQYVLPVFYDVDPSDVRHQKNTFANSFAKLNENYKDQPERVKRWKQALTEAANLTGIDVRNR
- the LOC132060671 gene encoding uncharacterized protein LOC132060671, which translates into the protein MLEKTLTTFHASNLVLQQQYRERGFKKHVDLTSCLLVAEQHNTLLLKNHDARPTRTTPFLEANVLAAHGPAERRPNDQGHNNESGHGKGKGRYNNRRDGGHHKRENNMGYQGNPSRSNCHRCGLKGHWKNECRAPEHFARLYQNSFKRKANRGGASSANARVESHMTLKNDDEAGPSRKYDDNVEANLALKR